The segment cttaattttcttactttcaccGCAGATGAAAATTTTCTTACacttgttttcaatatttttgaaagCGTTACACATTAgaagaaactaaagaaagacaactttatttcaaaatctgCCACTGATTGATAGTAATTGTTGGGATCTCAGGGGCCATCAGTTATATCTACGAAAAAAATCCTGGCGCGCTGGCGCCGTACTTCCAGGACTTGTTCCAGCACATAGACAGTGGCAATGTCTCTGCCAAGTCCTCCATAAGGATGCTGCTTCAGAAGGTGGCCAAATATCAGCCAGATGTGagtagaaagaaaagattttaccccatcatgtttaataataaattactaAAATAGTTAATTACCGCTGCCGACTTCATCATTAAGTTTGTGGACTAATTTctcaaataaagtttaaagatttaattttaagcaGAGTATTATCATCTACAAGTTGATGGTACAAAGATATCATTTAAAGTGAAATAACATTCTATTTTTATAAAGCTTTTTTGCCTCTCATACCTCAATATCCTCAAGAAACGAGTACTTTTTGTCGGTGAGAGTTctattttatgttattgttaACTAACAGCTGTTAATACTCTTTGTAGATATTGACAGATCATGTATACAGTTTGTTGGGGAAAAAAGCATATTCATatggaaaacaatattttgattctttccACTCACTTTTTGTGGTTTTGCAGTTTAGGTTCTGTTACATTTCACAGATGATGTTGTTTACATCCTTCTGCTGGGTACTGTGCCTCTTCCATACTTGTCTTCAACATTGTTCTTGGCCGTTTGCAGTTGTTCACACAGGAAAACATGGAGACCATGATGAAAGAGGCTCGTGAAGACAGCACGCAGCAGGTCCTCATCCTGATGGCTATGGAGGAGATAACCAAGCGAAGGCCGGAGAAATTAACTCCCTTCATCGAGCAGCTGACGACGCCAGACCTCTGGAACTCCAACTGTGCCTACACCATCAGCAGCATGCTACAACATTACGCCGTGAAACACGAGGTGAGGATTGTTCTCTCAAACGTAGTGTCGGAGCGAGAGGTCACTCACCTGATTTCACTGATCATGTGATCATGTCTGTAGAGATGTTACATATACAAAATTCATGGTTTAACAAAATTTTCTGTTCTAAATAATTCAGAGAAAGGGTTAAATTCTTTGTGATTATTTctaaacatgaataaaaaaaaattaagctagTTTGCAGATATATGAAAAAGTATAAATAGAAAGATGTAGAAATTAAGATAGTTTAGTAGCAGAAACGATTTGTAATAACgaatgagagtgagagaatCAGGGGGGAATGGTGTCGGTCAATAGAACTTTGGACTATCGTCAGACTTGTGTTTGTCTTTACTCTTTTACTTGCATAGGGGGAAGGTTCTTCAAAGGTCATGGACTACATGATAAAAGTGGTTCAAACCTCATCGGACAAAGTTGCAGTTGGGACAGCATTGAACTCCATACGACTGATCGGCTTCAAACACCGACCTCTCTTGGAGAAGTACCGTGGTGTGATTGAGAAGTTTCGCGACACCACGAAAGACAACGACCACCACAGCGGCTGCAGCTTAATCATCGACCTGCTGGATGGgaaaaggtcagagttcacatGCTCTTTATCCCTTGGCTCATTTGACTGTGTGCAAGTAGAAACGTTtaacaaaccaaaaacattgAAAGCAAGATTTTTGCTTCAAAGATTATTATAAATTCATTACAGAAAAAGAGCATTCATTAATTTACATTAATTGCTCATTGATGTCTTAAATAACTGTGAATTTTCCTGCTATATGTAGATGAGGATAACATTCAGAAAAAGAAGCCAGTATAGGAACATGGGTCAATAGAAAGGATATACGAACAAGCACATAActcgtgcacgcgcgcgcacacacacaacgtacAACTcggtgtctgtctgtctgtctgtctgtctgtctgtctgtctgtctgtctgtctgtctgtctgtctgtctgtctgtctgtctgtctgtctgtctgtcttagtttttaaatgttcGCGGGATTTTGTTGCCCACAGTCTCGATAAAGTCGCAGCAGAAGTAAAGGCCCTTCAGGAGGATGTAGTAGACCTGGAGGTTCGCGTCATCACCGTAGAAACCGACGTTGTAGAGGTCAAGGGTTCTGTACGTCGTCAAGAAAAAGACCTTGATAAAGTCAAGGACGAGGTTGCGGAGCATGGTCAGCGCCTGGACCAGGTGGAGGACACTGTGGAGGAGACTGTTGCCAAAGTGGAGGAGATCGATGGAAAGGTGAGTCCAACAGACCGTCGATATTCTTACTGTTGGTAAGTACTTGCCAGTCACTACCCAACAGTTACGTTACACTATATTACACTGAGTTAAATAAGATCGAAGAGTCTTCAACGTCTCGGAAGACTGTTGTGTGGTCCCGATCATTGGTGATTTTTACTGCCTAAGTTCATttaagttgggttttttttttttaagacattgaGTCATGCACcattctggtcacgtgacgtctccAAGCTGTTGAACCCTGACACCAAACATGACTGGCGCCTGCTCGGCCGTCGTCTGGGCTACAACAACGACGACATGAGGGGGTGGGCGCAGCAGGCGGACCCCTGTATGGCGATGCTCAACGAGTGGTACGCCACGCACAAAACAAGGGACGCAACCTTCGCCGTGCTTACCGCCCTTCAAGATATGAGTCGGGAGGATGCTGCTGCTATTGTGGAGAATGCCATGAAGAATGCAGGTAGcgtgttttcattttatctaGATTTAAACGAACACCTTGATGGgcttaataaatgaataaataagctaatttttttatattaatattagtGTTGCATTTCATTCTTTGTTGCGAAAGGTGAGTATTcgaaacaataaatgaaaatgttgaaaacgaTTGTCTCAATTAAGACTTGAGGAATAAATGTTTCCCTGGAGTGAAGAGAAATATCATCATTCGTCTGTTCatgtctttactttttttttttttttttggtgatgtACTTATAATGTTTCGGTGTAGCAAAATGTAGCACTGGGTGAACACTGCTGATGTACTTCCTCACGCATGCTCCAGAGGCTGTGGTGGAGGACGAGGAGTTCGAGTACGCCACTCCGCCTGACGTCTTCATCAGCTACCAGTGGGGTCACCAGAACGAGGTGCGGTTGCTAAGGCAACATCTAGAAATGGCTGGCTACAGCTGCTGGATGGATGTAGGGCAGATGGGAGGCGGAGACAAACTCTTTGAGAAGATAGACTCTGGAATTAGGGGAGCGAAGGTGGTCATCTGCTGCGTCAACGAAAAATATTCAAAGTCTCCTAACTGCAATAGAGAGGTATGTTGAGaggtttgatttttctttttatttattttcctgtttcttttttttttttttttttttttttttttcatttttcgtgTGACCAGTGGATTCTATCTAACATCGTTGGCTGTCACTTAGCACatctacaaaaaaatatttgagtttttttttctttttcgccaCCCAGcattccctccctcccccccatCACACAGACAGTGACTCCTAAGTGTTGCATGTTAAACCTCAGGTGAACCTGACAGTCAGCCTCGGCAAGCCCATCATCCCTCTCTTGATGGAGCAAACAACATGGCCGCCCCCAGGCTCCATGGGCCCCATCTTCAGCGAGTATCTCTTCATTCGTTTTTTTCAAAGATCAGGCGAGGAGACAACGGACTCCAGATACTGGCCTCTGTCCAAATTTCAAGAACTTCTCATGCAACTCTCTATGAATGCAGTGATGCCAGACGAAGCTGCTGTTCAGCCAGGTGAGGATCCAGATCTCAAGACAGGAAATTATTCTTCTTCTAATTTTCCCCGCTAACGGTTTGCTTCAAGTACCTAATGttcttttgaagaaataaattttcaacTGACACTTGACAGAAGTGAGTTATAGattcaaatgttttaatataatGTTCAATtgacaattttaaatttttcacaTTCACTGACAGCCTATATATTGATATCAATGCAATGTGAAGAAAAGCTTAGctggaaataaaattgttaatgaaattttatctTTGCAGAATATAAAAACTGGTGGGTCCCCAAAACGGAAGATATAAAGGtggacaaaaacagaaagaatggtAATTCTAAGACATCTGCCATCGTTACTAATCAAAGTTTCGACAAGGTATAAATTATTTCTGGCCTTCCTAAGGCATTGATAAGTAAAAATAACATGTTCATAAAACAGAGGTCACCGATTTGTGcaatataaaattttacaaCATCTGGATCTTATCATATTAATGAGAACGTAGTGATAGAGATACACTATACAATAAAATGTCTTCGTCCTTCGTATGATAAAAGCAAAATCCAGCCAATACCTCGACATTCCTAACAATTGCGTTcatacaaacagaaatgtcaaaagacaaaaattatctgATAAGCTTTCTTTGGCAGGTAACAGTTTCGCCCGATGTATTCATCTCCTACCAGTGGGGGAGACAACCTCAAGTGGTGCGTCTGTACAAGGCTCTGACGTCACAGGGCTTCACGTGCTGGCTGGACATCATGCAGATGGGCGGAGGAGACTCGCTGTTTGACAAGATTGACAAGGGGGTGCGCGGGTGTCGTGTGGTCGTCTCGTGCGTCACCCCGAAATATGCTTTGTCAGCAAACTGTCGCCGAGAGGTGAGCTTTGACAACTTGAACGATGACTGTAAAGATAAGATGGATGCTAAGACTGGCAGTGTATTACAGCTATCAGTATCGGTTACATTATCTACTCATACCTTATCTCGTTCTACCTTGTTTTAAGGTAAAAGATGTGGGAgagtaataaattaaaaaaatagcctGCAAGAAAGCTAAATGTACGTGTGCAGGTGAGCCTGGCAGACGCTTTGAAGAAGCCGCTGGTGCCACTGTTGCTGGAGACAACATCCTGGCCACCCCCTGGCCCAATGGGTCCAGTCCTCACGCAGCTTCTTTATATCGACTACACCGACCCCACCCTGCAGGAGAAGTGGACTGGACCAAAGTTCCAGGAGCTGGTAGCCAAGATCAGGGAAAATGTTCCCACACATGACTCCAGCGCAAACTCACTTTCTCAAGGACAACTCCACACCAAGAGTGACGCCCCGCAGCCAGCAGACGAGTCGAGGGGAAAGCCAGCGTCCCTGCCAACAGCAAACCCTGAGGTTCATGACCCTCCGCACCAGCAGCTCCAGGGTTGCGACCCTCAACCAGTGGAGAGATCTCTGCAGGACAGGCCACCGCCTCCACATTCTCCAGACGCTAAGGAAGCGCCACAAGTGGCCAGCAGTTCTTGTTGTCTAATCCAGTAAAATATAATTAGGTAtagtttttttaagatttcagTTCTTTTTAGCGATCTCCTCTTAGGGAAACTATTTATTTCCATGTGTCAGTGCTGTGATATTGCTCGCTGTGGACAAGGCGAAGCTACAGTATTCTACAATCATCAACATTCTgagcttttatttatatgtcATCTCCGGCAGTGAAGCCTTCAGTTCGCATGTACCACTGAAGGATCACATGATAACATGAAACCTTTTTCAAAGACCATGCTTATAACTGgacctgatgacgtcacgtgaaaacgaCCCTTTGTCATCGGCGCCATTGTCTTGGACCGGCAGCGAGAAAGTACCGGATGTACATCTCTCGACTGCCTGAAACAAATCTTCTGCattaacttctagaacgagaCCAAAGTACGAATTAGTTAACCGGTTTaactatcaacatcaagaagaaaagcagacgaTCCGAGCTCTTGTGTTGATGATAAATACGCTCAAATTGTACAGTGTgttgtattttcagtttatttgttttaagtCGAGAAAATTGTACGTCGAGGActtttgcaaaaaagaaaaataataaataaataaagagagaaaaaaatgtaactaagCAACACATTTTTCCAAGTCTACTTGTTGAGAATTTTATCGCGGTTTCAGTATTAGCATGCTAAATGGTTCACCGAAAGCTGACAGCCTGTCGCATAACGCCCTCACAGGCACACTCGCAGACTCtcgagcaacgaagccaatcacCCCTGagtgaacagataaacacgCACATGTAGGGACAATACAAAACATATAAGTTTATTAGCAGTCAAAAGGTGCGACCCATCAACTCAAacggaaaacaaaaaagaaagggaaaaaagctAATAAATCGGataataagaacaaaacaaaaaaaaacaaacaaaataaaccctAAAGAGCAGTTTTATGGGTTCCCTGAATAAGAGCCAATTCCAGCAGCTTGATAACCCCTATAGACATCAGGAATGGCTATATATTGTAGGTTACCTGTTGTAATAAAACTATACTTTAAAAGGCTGTAAAATCCTCCGTCGGCTCCTCCACCAGTTACGGTCCGATGTGACGATGACCCTGAGATATGTCCGTTAGGGGTTAACACAAAGATATCGCGTGTGTTCGTCACCAATACATCGGTAGGTCATAGAGGTCAGCGAAGTTTAATCGAGCCTAACTACACATGACAGGGAAACATcgcagggtcacgtgacacacgcACGCGACCCACTGCCTGCCACGTCCTTAATAGGGAAAGCTTCAGCATCTCGTTATATGTCCGCATTATTGAAGGAGATCGCCTTTCGATAGCGATGTATGTGTGATTCTGTCTGAATTGACACCCACATTAGCATTTATGAATAACACATTATAAGTAGCTTTACAAATATTAGATAAATCGATGGTACTCGATGACCCTCTTTCTTGCATTTGTCTTGATTGAACGATCCTTACCGGTCTGTGCCTGGATCAGATGGACCAGGCGATCATCGCCTATTCCAGATTTGTTCTTTGACAGGAATGACCCTAAGCTCCGAACCCCTAACATAGGTCACTAAAGATGTTAAGGGTGGAAAAAGGaagcttttcatttttcagcTGATGGATTCAAAGAGTCTAAGAAAGTTCGCTGAGCTGTCGTGTTGGTACAGGAGAGTACAGTGGCATTTCGCGAgtgcaaaagaaaagattatttaatatttagcaAAATAAGAATGTGTTAAAATGTGTCAATCGGAATAATATCAATATCGCACACGTGTAAAATAATAGTTAATATtacgaaataaaagaaatagttaCAGTTAAAACTAAAACAGTAAACTTCTTAACGATTTGTGTAAAATGTATATGTTTCTGTCTCCGGAACACGTGCAGTTCTCTGgctggagtttttttttttctctctaacaAAAGTAAGAAGAAAGGTGAATGCTACAAAATCATCTGCGCGATCATTGTCTTGTTTGAACCCACCTTCAACGTGTCAGCTAGAGGTTTGGGCAAATGGAACCTGAGTCGTTGATCAACACAAGTGATCAGTTTTTAATTAAGATCGAACAGATTCTGATCGGGAAGGTTCATTCAAGTACGACACCGCTTATTTGAAAGCCAAAGACTTGAATAGCGACTGTTGaatacgtgcgtgtgtgcatgtaagaTGTATGTTGTATCTATGACAGGTGTGAGGTGTGACCGgcgagagtgaaagaaagaaaatatattgctATTCAGACAGCAAAACAGTATGGTCTGTATGGATCATGCCGAGGCCTACTAAAATAAAACTtcgtttctttttaaagtgataGTAAAATCCACAATCTTCGTTTCCCTAAGACTGACGTCGCAAGCCGGATGCAACGAGGGAAGTCCGCTAGAGGTTAACACAATCATCGTGCGCGTTTGTCATTAGTACATCGGTAGGTCATGCGAGGTCAACACCGAGGGCTCGAGTCTGACGCTACGCATGACGGGAAACAGTGCAGGGTCATCTGACGCACGCACGCGACCCACTGCACGCGACCTAGTTAATAAGGAAAGCTTTTCTTTGATTCTGACCTGCATCGCATCAGTAGGTAAAGCTGTACAACTTGAGCACTTGCTTCCTTCCTGTTGGCAAGCTTAgccaggtcatgagatcatgattttctaaattctatttttatttttattattattagcgaGCGGATTTCTTTGCCAACCTAGGCAGGCGACTAGTTGCTAATTGTTCAGTTTTATTAACTGTTGCttcatttaatctttttttttttttgaagctacTGTAACACATTGACAACAACCTTTCTACTTGTTCTTTAAAGTTATATATGATTTTGATGctcattataattttatatttcttaaattgTGTTAATTTTGCTTGCTCGTGTTTGTCATGTAAAGATGAGGTAAATATGATCGCATATTGACCTCTAAATATATGCCAAAGATAATATGGATCATATAATAGTATTCTATAGAATTGTGgcattctattattattactcttgttatttatgtattttttattagaGATAAACATATACAGTTCTTCGATTGCATATCTTTCATCTTAAACACTCGTGctcaaacacacagacacacttatTCGCACAAATACACAACACACTCGAAACATGGTAaactcatttcttttatttaagaTGAACACAGTCTTCTTGGCTCAAAAGTTTTAGTGTCGTGTACAAGAGCTAAGCGTAAGTCACGCGAACATAAGTCACCAATAGAATACATCCGGGTGACTAGTCTATTCCCCTTTCACTCCCCATCTCCCTCCCCCCATTCGCTTCACACATACCAAAGACACGAGTTCTCTTAGTCATATTTCACATATCAAATAATGCGGAACAACCTGAGCTTTCCCTGTTCAGTCAAACACTCATCACTAGCACTCCTCCCATTGACCCCCACGTCAGCGTGACCTCCGCCTTAGGTCCACTGTAGCTCGGTCCTTGATGTAGACACTAAAGGATGAAGGTTGCCATAAGTCATAGACGATCGCTACACTCCTACTAGGAAATACTTCCTCGACAGCCCAGAGCCAGGCATTGAAGTCACAAAAACGTTTGTTCAAGAGATGGACTGATTGTATACTGGAGGAGAACGACCTACCAGATGAGTCACTGAAATTGTTTAGCACTCGCtcgcgagcgcgcgcacacgaacacacatgTTTTAGAGTTTCTAAAATGACAATATTCTTGAAAGGAAACGCGCACAGAAATTCTAAAATTAATGCAGTCATACTTCTTTTTTGAAGATGaatgtaagaagaaaaacacattgGGTTCTCGCTTTAATTACATCCAGGATTAATGCACTCTTCGTGAACGTCTTGTGCCTGTGCTGTCACCCACTGCTGTCACATTGACAGTTGCTCACTTCTTCTTCCCTCTCGTGATGATAATTGAAATGGATTTATTCTAAATTCTTCATTCGCTTTCGATCGAGTCCCTGAGGTAGAGTGAATGAAATGCGTGTTTCTGCACGTGATTGTTTTCTGCTGCACGCACAGTCTTTCTGTTACCCGTTCAGCACTTCAGCGACTGGCCAACAACTGTTAAAAATGAATACATGTACACTGCATCGTCAGATCATGTCGTCCATGCAGTCCTCACAAAGCCACGCCCCCTCCCATGGGAGTCGGAATGCagtgacagttattttgtgACAGTTGGCACAATCCTTTCGGCTTCCAGAGCTAAGGCGCTGAGGGTCAGGTTGCCCTCCAGGGGAGGATTTCGATGGTGTAGTCTGCTGGACTACAGTTCCATCAGCGAGGCCTGAGGTTGGACTTTTCAGTACCCGGACGTTGGCTTTGGAGGATCTGAAGCTGGTTTCCAAATAACCGTCGTAGACTGGACGGGGTTTGTCCTCTGCGTGGCCTCTGTCTGTGACCAACTGAATCTCTTCCAGTCGATGCTGCAAATCCTGCAACCTCAGATCCATCTGGCGTTTCTCCTCGTCAGCGTTCCTCTGTGGCCGCATTGGCCGAGTCCTTCACTCTTGACCTCGCGGATTGTTCGAGAAGGAATCTGTCACTCTCTCGCAGAATCCGACTTCGAGAACAAGCCAGGTCGTACGAAGGAGGTCTGTTGGGTGTCGGTGCTGTGATGGTTGCAGAAGTCACAGGACTGTCATCACAGACGCCGCTTGGTTCCGAACCGACAGAGTCACTGGAGGTGGCTGTGCCGTAACCGGACTCACCCCCCGCCGTACACCCATCGTTCCCCGAGGAGGCCGAAAGGTCTGAGGCGGAAAAGTCTTCGTCCGTAATGACGTCACATCCCTCGGTCTGGAACCGGAAGTGCGGGTTGCGGATCATCATCTGCGTGTACAGGTTCTTGACGTTGTCAGCAGACACACGGCAGTTCTCGCACAGGTAGTGTTTCCGGCCAGACAGGAAGGAGGCGTTGGGGCGGCAGGAAGTGCTGCGCCGCCGGCACTTTTCGCATTTCGTCGGCTTACACAGCTTGCTGCGCAGGCGCGCGACAAGGCCCCGGGGCCCGTGCGTGACAGGAGCGGCGGGCACTGCACGGAGTTCATCCTTTGTTCGGCCGCTACGGGTGGCCGACTGCCCTTCAGGGGTGGTCCGTCCGGCTGCCATGGCAACTAAGGGGCGTTTTGTCGtgggtgttgttgttgtcgtggCTCCAGCTTTAGCCTTGTGGCTGTCTCTTGTTTGTGAGCACAGCATTCTTTGTCCTCGTGTTATCtttttctcgtggttctgaaaaaaagatCGATAGATAATCATAATGGGTTAACTTGTATTACTTAatgataaaactaaataaattctTTCAAACGCTTAAATGATAGGTAATTTTCACGAATGTATTTATCtatttaacaaattttgttaaaatcttaTAATCTTTTCCCAAGATCTCTATTATTATgatttacttatattttattgtgattggGAGACATAAATGTCCCGGTATTTAgggaattttcttttctttaacaaaacCGTTAATCACTGAAATAAACTATATCTTAATAGCGTAGTTtagtcactttaaaaaaaaaactacatcatTTCCAGCgatctaaacattttttaagaagaCTACGGTATGACACTAATTCCATTCTTGAAATGAAAGGACATTAATGTAGAATAATTAATGAGGCATAATTGTTATCAGATTAGCCATTTTCGTCTCCAATAGTTTCCTCGTCAAACGTCTATCATGTGAAAGGTCAGTCCACTTGGTAAGACTAGTATAAGAACGCGCGAAATTCCTCGTGGTTGAGATTATTTGAGCTTGCCCACCCGCTCTGCAAGGCTGCTTCACACGCACTCGGTGACCTCGTATCGCGAGACAAAGCGCTCTAAACGACGGAAACGAGAGTCGTTCATTCGTAACGGATGCGGCACGACGGAGCACGACACCTCCCACGTCGTGACCATCTCCAGCGTGCCGACTACCACTTTGCGGTTATCAGTAAAAGGAACACGAGACCCGTTAATAACGGCACTGCCGTTTGaattaataaaagataaaagaaaacacgGACTATGCGAACTCCGTAGCAAACCCTACCACCTCCCAGATTATCGTTATACTAGCTTTATGATACGAGACCCTCGAGTTATCGACTAAAACTAAAAAGGTGATATTTAAACTTgacaaacattttagaaacatcCTAACATGCGAGACACAATTTTCATAATAGAATATATTGTGATAATTAATGAAAACAgcaaatagttttaaaaaaaataaaaatgctaatATTTTAATGCGCAAAAGAACGCGTAGCTATCGTTGAACCCCTGTCgtattacaatatttaaaataatgataaaaaagagagaaacaactaaggtaaatgacataaaaataatgatgtagtgaaaataatatgaatatttaaatgttcCACAAAGTACTAAACTCATAAGAATTTTAGGCTACTCTTGGGTTGGCTTGGCGAAGATAGACATGTATTTCACTGGTGACAAGTATTAACAAACGGTATGAACAGTCGTGATCAGACATACCTGGTACTAGTATCGCCAGACCTGTGTCTCCATGAACGTCTTGGAACAAACTGCGAAGAACCCGCCGAGCGGACCTCTCGCCTTGGATCGCCAGAAGGTTAAATGTCACGAAGTGGGGGCCACATACTTGTCTCGTTTTCGTGCCTAGGCAGAGCTTTGTACTGGTCGCCACATTAAGTGCATTCCACGGGCCCACCAGTGGCGTGCTTCCCACGAGGAAACGTCGCAGGTGATTCACGCAGGTAGTTATGAATGAGGTTGAGGTTCGGTCTCAGGTATGCCGGCGGCGAAGTGTTCAAAGAGTTCTCAGGCGGAAAATCTCCCACCTTGTCTATTTAGTGCCTCTTGTGACCAGGCCAGTTACACGAAGATTTACGGACAATGGCAGGAGGTTaaggtgacacacacacagtccccGGTATATACAATACCATCAAAGTCGTGTTCACTGCCCGTTAATTAAGTCTTTGCTGCGGCTCTAAAACATTTACAACCTTCTTC is part of the Pomacea canaliculata isolate SZHN2017 linkage group LG13, ASM307304v1, whole genome shotgun sequence genome and harbors:
- the LOC112554278 gene encoding uncharacterized protein LOC112554278 isoform X2, yielding MGNSTLRFLKEAIGGLIESGKAKPEDFHVPFLEFVLQMIDVGPTSSHVEYISNLNDSSVEFYKYLSSLRGEGLRRVIRALMKQYKQDPGSVWGRYEHNLERFIRIFTDRVFCDEQREEGHRDFIDLYMYFITAFNTREENIRKKMQSCAHCIEHKYDRNNNIFKGIRDVGLLKRHLAAMREVMLAPEYPQAPDVGEKSKDMVCRLLQTVSDELLIGEMYEEIMDFALQLTIKKSGSKAAKDVFERIGYFFYHLKKECIENNNRLFEGLVVKLTQLVSNIGDETFLDIFFAGPIVAHVLCAAMGTSRDHAVLWIEMIKALLKHPRENCLNAAWDAIRNTEKVLKWKEHPGQVKEIFAILIKVTDLMQDEDKKKAFSHLKYFTDRFLTGVNKAKLQKDIKEDMVFLIFHCIELHNETLYELAYEVVSKLELSGKTDKDLIMKIIHFLDRVLADESYGWIKESTPYTLPNTAQRLIQGISTVKDGKTFTLEELEDMVSLCLRCQQGAFVRDDDSLTAYFFIYLAIAGQLYQWLDSMNEIHRVKRLLPGVIDMLESDNDTVRNTGSFQVQTITRSGSVGEQYMVRLIQIYLETELDGILWAISYIYEKNPGALAPYFQDLFQHIDSGNVSAKSSIRMLLQKVAKYQPDLFTQENMETMMKEAREDSTQQVLILMAMEEITKRRPEKLTPFIEQLTTPDLWNSNCAYTISSMLQHYAVKHEGEGSSKVMDYMIKVVQTSSDKVAVGTALNSIRLIGFKHRPLLEKYRGVIEKFRDTTKDNDHHSGCSLIIDLLDGKSLDKVAAEVKALQEDVVDLEVRVITVETDVVEVKGSVRRQEKDLDKVKDEVAEHGQRLDQVEDTVEETVAKVEEIDGKTLSHAPFWSRDVSKLLNPDTKHDWRLLGRRLGYNNDDMRGWAQQADPCMAMLNEWYATHKTRDATFAVLTALQDMSREDAAAIVENAMKNAEAVVEDEEFEYATPPDVFISYQWGHQNEVRLLRQHLEMAGYSCWMDVGQMGGGDKLFEKIDSGIRGAKVVICCVNEKYSKSPNCNREVNLTVSLGKPIIPLLMEQTTWPPPGSMGPIFSEYLFIRFFQRSGEETTDSRYWPLSKFQELLMQLSMNAVMPDEAAVQPEYKNWWVPKTEDIKVDKNRKNGNSKTSAIVTNQSFDKVTVSPDVFISYQWGRQPQVVRLYKALTSQGFTCWLDIMQMGGGDSLFDKIDKGVRGCRVVVSCVTPKYALSANCRREVSLADALKKPLVPLLLETTSWPPPGPMGPVLTQLLYIDYTDPTLQEKWTGPKFQELVAKIRENVPTHDSSANSLSQGQLHTKSDAPQPADESRGKPASLPTANPEVHDPPHQQLQGCDPQPVERSLQDRPPPPHSPDAKEAPQVASSSCCLIQ
- the LOC112554278 gene encoding uncharacterized protein LOC112554278 isoform X3; this translates as MGNSTLRFLKEAIGRGLIESGKAKPEDFHVPFLEFVLQMIDVGPTSSHVEYISNLNDSSVEFYKYLSSLRGEGLRRVIRALMKQYKQDPGSVWGSDEQREEGHRDFIDLYMYFITAFNTREENIRKKMQSCAHCIEHKYDRNNNIFKGIRDVGLLKRHLAAMREVMLAPEYPQAPDVGEKSKDMVCRLLQTVSDELLIGEMYEEIMDFALQLTIKKSGSKAAKDVFERIGYFFYHLKKECIENNNRLFEGLVVKLTQLVSNIGDETFLDIFFAGPIVAHVLCAAMGTSRDHAVLWIEMIKALLKHPRENCLNAAWDAIRNTEKVLKWKEHPGQVKEIFAILIKVTDLMQDEDKKKAFSHLKYFTDRFLTGVNKAKLQKDIKEDMVFLIFHCIELHNETLYELAYEVVSKLELSGKTDKDLIMKIIHFLDRVLADESYGWIKESTPYTLPNTAQRLIQGISTVKDGKTFTLEELEDMVSLCLRCQQGAFVRDDDSLTAYFFIYLAIAGQLYQWLDSMNEIHRVKRLLPGVIDMLESDNDTVRNTGSFQVQTITRSGSVGEQYMVRLIQIYLETELDGILWAISYIYEKNPGALAPYFQDLFQHIDSGNVSAKSSIRMLLQKVAKYQPDLFTQENMETMMKEAREDSTQQVLILMAMEEITKRRPEKLTPFIEQLTTPDLWNSNCAYTISSMLQHYAVKHEGEGSSKVMDYMIKVVQTSSDKVAVGTALNSIRLIGFKHRPLLEKYRGVIEKFRDTTKDNDHHSGCSLIIDLLDGKSLDKVAAEVKALQEDVVDLEVRVITVETDVVEVKGSVRRQEKDLDKVKDEVAEHGQRLDQVEDTVEETVAKVEEIDGKTLSHAPFWSRDVSKLLNPDTKHDWRLLGRRLGYNNDDMRGWAQQADPCMAMLNEWYATHKTRDATFAVLTALQDMSREDAAAIVENAMKNAEAVVEDEEFEYATPPDVFISYQWGHQNEVRLLRQHLEMAGYSCWMDVGQMGGGDKLFEKIDSGIRGAKVVICCVNEKYSKSPNCNREVNLTVSLGKPIIPLLMEQTTWPPPGSMGPIFSEYLFIRFFQRSGEETTDSRYWPLSKFQELLMQLSMNAVMPDEAAVQPEYKNWWVPKTEDIKVDKNRKNGNSKTSAIVTNQSFDKVTVSPDVFISYQWGRQPQVVRLYKALTSQGFTCWLDIMQMGGGDSLFDKIDKGVRGCRVVVSCVTPKYALSANCRREVSLADALKKPLVPLLLETTSWPPPGPMGPVLTQLLYIDYTDPTLQEKWTGPKFQELVAKIRENVPTHDSSANSLSQGQLHTKSDAPQPADESRGKPASLPTANPEVHDPPHQQLQGCDPQPVERSLQDRPPPPHSPDAKEAPQVASSSCCLIQ